Part of the Mycolicibacterium mengxianglii genome is shown below.
GGGCTGGGCCGTGCTCGGTTATGACAGCTTGGGCGATCGGCTGCTGACCTTCCAGCTCTACGACCAGCAGGCCAACGTGCCGCTGGGCATCATCCCGCTGCTGCAGGTCGACATGTGGGAGCACGCGTTCTATCTGCAGTACAAGAACGTCAAGGCCGACTACGTGAAGGCGTTCTGGAACGTCGTCAACTGGGCAGATGTCCAGAGCCGTTACGCGGCCGCCACCAGCAAGACGCCGGGCCTGATCTTCTAGCCCCGCAACGACAAGGGCCGGATGGTGTGGAAACACCATCCGGCCCTTGCGTTTTCGACTTACACGTACTTACACGTCGTCGTACTTACACGTCGTAGTAGAGCGCGAACTCGTACGGGTGCGGACGGATCTGGATCGGCATGATCTCGTTCTCCCGCTTGTAGGAGATCCAGGTCTCGATCAGGTCCTCGGTGAACACGCCGCCCTCGGTGAGGTACTCGTGGTCCTCTTCGAGCTTGTCGATGACCGCGGCCAGCGAGGTGGGCGCCTGCGGAATGCTGGCGGCCTCGTCCGGCGGCAGCTCGTAGAGGTCCTTGTCGACCGGGGTCAGCGGCTCGATCTTGCGCTTGATGCCGTCGATACCGGCCATCAGCATCGCCGCGAACGCCAGGTACGGGTTACCCGAGCTGTCCGGGCAACGGAACTCGAGGCGCTTGGCCTTCGGGTTGTTGCCGGTGATAGGAATTCGGACGCACGCACTCCGGTTGCGCTGGCTGTAGACCAGGTTGATCGGCGCCTCATAGCCCGGCACCAGGCGCTTGTAGGAGTTCACCGTGGGGTTGGTGAACGCCAGCAGCGACGGCGCGTGGTGCAGGATGCCGCCGATGTAGTGGCGCGCGATATCCGACAGACCTGCATAGCCTGCCTCGTCGTGGAACAGCGGCTTGCCGTCCTTCCACAGCGACTGGTGGGCGTGCATGCCCGACCCGTTGTCGCCGAACAGTGGCTTCGGCATGAACGTGACGGTCTTGCCCGCCTGCCATGCGGTGTTCTTGATGATGTACTTGAACAGCAGCACATCGTCGGCCGCGTGCAGCAGGGTGTTGAACTTGTAGTTGATCTCGGCCTGCCCGGCGGTGCCCACCTCGTGGTGGCCGCGCTCCAGGATGAAGCCGGCGTTCTGCAGGTTGGTGGCCATCTGGTCGCGCAGGTCGACGTAGT
Proteins encoded:
- the glnA gene encoding type I glutamate--ammonia ligase, with translation MAEETTSDDIFKLIKDENVEYVDIRFCDLPGVVQHFSIPASAFDESVFEDGLAFDGSSVRGFQSIHESDMMLLPDPATARIDPFRAAKTLNLNFFVHDPFTREAYSRDPRNVARKAENYLTSTGIADTCFFGAEAEFYIFDSVTFDSKINGTSYEVDSESGWWNTGEPFEADGSPNLGYKVRPKGGYFPVAPYDHYVDLRDQMATNLQNAGFILERGHHEVGTAGQAEINYKFNTLLHAADDVLLFKYIIKNTAWQAGKTVTFMPKPLFGDNGSGMHAHQSLWKDGKPLFHDEAGYAGLSDIARHYIGGILHHAPSLLAFTNPTVNSYKRLVPGYEAPINLVYSQRNRSACVRIPITGNNPKAKRLEFRCPDSSGNPYLAFAAMLMAGIDGIKRKIEPLTPVDKDLYELPPDEAASIPQAPTSLAAVIDKLEEDHEYLTEGGVFTEDLIETWISYKRENEIMPIQIRPHPYEFALYYDV